The genomic DNA GCTCTCCTTCCCCTCTTCCTGTGTTGAAAAATCCTGCATCATTTTATGCATTTCCTTACAATTTCGGGCAAAAGCACGACAATATGGACAAATCGCCAAGTGCATATAAACTCGACTGTTTTTGAGCAACGAAAGTGGCTTTTCTTGGCTTTCCGAGATTAATTTGGTGACATTTTGACATTTCATGATTTCTACCTTACTTCTTATTATCAAACCAATTACGGGTTAAACAGGCTTGCAACTGTAAACGGGCGCGATATAACAACACATGTAAATTTGACGTAGATAAATCGCACTCTTGGCAAATTTGTTCACTTTTCATTTCAAAATATTCACGCATCATAAACACACGGGCTTGCTGAGCGGGCAAATGTTCCAAACAGGCTTCAAAAATTAACCAAAATTCTTTTTTATACACGTGATTATCTGGTTCCTGCCAGGTTTGCGGAGAAAAATAACCACGATCCCAATGACCATTCTGATCAAAAAAGGCATTAGGTTCATCAGTCTCATCATCGTAAATTTCCGACACATTCACTGTACGCTTACGATAGTTAACCAAATCAATAATTTGATTTTTTAAAATAGCAAAAAACCAGGTTTTCAGCGCAGAAGCCCCTTTAAACGAGGCAGCATGCTGATAAGCCTTCACTAATGTTTCCTGCACCACATCTTCTGCTAAATCTTCATCCCTTAACTGTAAAGTAGCAAACTTAAGCATTTGCTGACGAATATCCTCAATTTGTTGAGATGAAATATGTTGAAAAGAAAATTGCATCTTTGAATCCATTTTAATGAGTAGAAGGGAGTATATTCTATCATTATATAGCGACAACGCACCTACAATATCTCAAAAATAAACAATTATTAGTAACAGGTTAACTTTTGCGAAAAAAAGGACTTGTGACTACAAGTCCAAAAACGATTATTTATAATTATTTAGAGTAAAAATCACATTTTATGATCTTTCATCTCTTTTTCCATTTTATGTTCCATAGACTTGCCGTCTTTCATCATTTTATCTTTTTTATGGTCCATCATTTTGCCATCTTTCATGG from Aggregatibacter aphrophilus ATCC 33389 includes the following:
- a CDS encoding zf-HC2 domain-containing protein is translated as MKCQNVTKLISESQEKPLSLLKNSRVYMHLAICPYCRAFARNCKEMHKMMQDFSTQEEGKES
- a CDS encoding sigma-70 family RNA polymerase sigma factor; translation: MQFSFQHISSQQIEDIRQQMLKFATLQLRDEDLAEDVVQETLVKAYQHAASFKGASALKTWFFAILKNQIIDLVNYRKRTVNVSEIYDDETDEPNAFFDQNGHWDRGYFSPQTWQEPDNHVYKKEFWLIFEACLEHLPAQQARVFMMREYFEMKSEQICQECDLSTSNLHVLLYRARLQLQACLTRNWFDNKK